A section of the Streptomyces sp. SLBN-118 genome encodes:
- a CDS encoding TIGR03943 family putative permease subunit yields MRRTFQPLLLLLTGAGLLRVSLFSDIGLRYVKEGLQPFLVASGITLCALGLIGARRDGLPLLGRRQEHASPQSDGGTQSEHGHDHSHGPRIAWLLLLPALALLLFAPPALGSYTAARDNPKIVEDYERFEPLAAHGPAPLSLTEFIARAQQDDKQSLKGRTVLMQGFVTPGPDGTWDLTRLLVACCAADAQSLTVTVHGAKAPPADAWVKVTGTWHPRGALGTYSAALALDVATIERIPEPPVPYIDRAPAVG; encoded by the coding sequence GTGAGGCGCACCTTCCAACCTCTGTTGCTCCTGCTGACCGGAGCCGGGCTCCTGCGCGTGTCCCTGTTCAGCGACATCGGCCTGCGCTACGTGAAAGAAGGGCTGCAGCCCTTCCTCGTCGCATCCGGGATCACCCTGTGCGCACTGGGACTGATCGGCGCTCGACGCGACGGGCTGCCCCTCCTCGGCCGCCGCCAGGAGCACGCCAGCCCGCAAAGCGACGGCGGCACGCAGTCGGAGCATGGACACGACCACTCCCACGGCCCTCGCATCGCCTGGCTTCTGCTACTACCCGCGCTCGCACTGCTCCTCTTCGCCCCGCCGGCCCTGGGCTCCTACACCGCAGCACGTGACAATCCGAAGATCGTCGAGGACTACGAGCGCTTCGAGCCGCTCGCCGCTCACGGCCCCGCTCCGCTCTCTCTGACCGAGTTCATCGCGCGGGCTCAGCAGGACGACAAGCAGAGCCTCAAGGGCCGCACCGTCCTCATGCAGGGGTTTGTCACGCCGGGCCCCGACGGGACCTGGGATCTGACCCGGCTCCTGGTGGCCTGCTGCGCGGCCGATGCACAGTCGCTGACCGTCACGGTGCACGGTGCAAAGGCACCGCCTGCCGACGCCTGGGTGAAAGTGACCGGTACCTGGCATCCGCGCGGCGCTCTGGGTACCTACTCCGCAGCCCTGGCACTCGACGTGGCAACCATCGAGCGAATCCCGGAGCCTCCCGTCCCGTACATCGACAGGGCCCCAGCCGTCGGCTGA
- a CDS encoding site-specific integrase, with protein MASQRKRNPNGAGTITKRKDGRYQAAVYVLQPDGTRARKFAYGKTWAECDTKRRALLDKVDQGVPVPTRSAKLSEYLTYWLDNMVKPRRKLSTYDKYEAHVRLYLTPMLGTKRLESLGVADVRRFLNQLEKKTTAATAKESHRVLRTAISAACGEELITRNVAKLVEPPRAKTRELSPWTLDETLDFLAAARKDPLYAAFVLAIAMGLRRGEIVGLRWEDLDLDNRVLYVRQQTQRRRGVLYDDDPKGRRRRAVPLPAMCIAPLRWHRMRQAATASEIKGHVFVTRNGRPIEPRNLYRSFTRVANGAGLRVIRLHDARHGCATLLTAAGVAPRVVMEILGHSQISITMDVYTHVVQDTQREAISHMDRLLKRRH; from the coding sequence ATGGCTTCCCAGCGCAAGCGCAACCCCAACGGGGCGGGCACGATCACCAAGCGCAAGGACGGCCGGTACCAAGCCGCGGTCTACGTGCTCCAGCCGGACGGCACCCGCGCCCGGAAGTTCGCCTACGGCAAGACCTGGGCCGAGTGCGACACCAAGCGCCGCGCACTGCTCGACAAGGTGGACCAGGGCGTGCCTGTGCCCACCAGGTCGGCCAAGCTCTCGGAGTACCTGACGTACTGGCTGGACAACATGGTCAAGCCGCGCCGGAAGCTCAGCACCTACGACAAGTACGAGGCACACGTGCGTCTCTACCTGACTCCGATGCTCGGTACCAAGCGCCTGGAGTCGCTGGGCGTTGCTGATGTCCGGCGGTTCCTCAACCAGCTGGAGAAGAAGACAACCGCGGCGACCGCGAAGGAGTCACACCGCGTGCTGCGTACGGCCATCTCCGCCGCCTGTGGAGAGGAGCTGATCACGCGGAACGTGGCCAAGCTCGTAGAGCCTCCGCGGGCCAAGACGCGAGAGCTGAGCCCCTGGACCCTCGACGAGACCCTGGACTTCCTCGCTGCCGCTCGAAAGGACCCGCTCTACGCCGCGTTCGTGCTCGCCATCGCCATGGGCCTGCGCCGGGGTGAGATCGTCGGCCTTCGCTGGGAAGACCTCGACCTCGACAATCGGGTCCTCTACGTCCGGCAGCAGACGCAGCGTCGCCGCGGGGTTCTCTACGACGACGATCCCAAGGGGCGTCGCCGCCGTGCCGTGCCGCTGCCTGCGATGTGCATCGCGCCTCTTCGCTGGCACCGGATGCGTCAGGCCGCGACCGCTTCGGAGATCAAAGGCCACGTCTTCGTCACCCGAAACGGTCGGCCGATCGAGCCGAGGAACCTGTACCGATCGTTCACCCGCGTCGCCAATGGCGCCGGCCTTCGAGTGATCCGGCTGCACGATGCCCGGCACGGCTGCGCGACCCTGCTGACAGCCGCTGGCGTCGCTCCGCGCGTCGTGATGGAGATCCTGGGTCACAGCCAGATCAGCATCACGATGGATGTCTACACGCACGTCGTCCAGGACACTCAGCGCGAGGCCATCAGTCACATGGACAGGCTGCTGAAACGCCGCCACTGA
- a CDS encoding type B 50S ribosomal protein L31 has translation MASRGWRRRSARAAARSAFLTRSTATSDKTIEWEDGNTYPVVDVEISNVSHPFYTGTARVLDTAGRVERFERRYSKREAN, from the coding sequence CTGGCGTCGCGCGGCTGGCGTCGAAGGTCCGCCAGAGCAGCAGCCCGCTCCGCCTTCCTCACCCGTTCCACCGCCACCAGCGACAAGACGATCGAGTGGGAGGACGGCAACACGTACCCCGTCGTCGACGTCGAGATCTCGAACGTGAGCCACCCCTTCTACACAGGCACCGCCCGCGTCCTGGACACCGCCGGCCGCGTGGAGCGATTCGAGCGCCGCTACAGCAAGCGCGAGGCGAACTGA
- a CDS encoding helix-turn-helix domain-containing protein — protein sequence MTTATAELLTVPEVMARLKLGRSKVYDLIRSKRLVSIKEGRCRRIPEIALQDYIRDRIEEAA from the coding sequence ATGACCACCGCCACTGCCGAACTGCTGACCGTGCCCGAGGTCATGGCGCGGCTCAAGCTCGGCCGCTCGAAGGTCTACGACCTGATCCGCTCGAAGCGCCTCGTCTCGATCAAGGAAGGCCGCTGCCGCCGAATCCCTGAGATCGCGCTCCAGGACTACATCCGCGATCGGATCGAGGAGGCCGCCTGA
- a CDS encoding GTP-binding protein: MQNQPRLPVVIVGGLHSDARKEVVERLLRTVPGSVALHHDLASAADGTLRRLVRDSSRQLSCGDAPLVNDCACCALREDLVPELERLAADGLTRLAIVELWDSVEPKAMAEVVVTHGGDALDLTNVMTAVDPALVLPYLANGDDLAEVGLAAATTDQRTVGDTWARQLEYAPVLALVDSEEADDKDRALLAQLHPTAHQVPAGSGELAQLAFAGFDVERSTDPSFPSATSTSAPAEAATNSGATKAASPKSDTERCFHRAEYLQQIPQASLTHQLLYPYRADAESVHSQFDLSLWNRRKIAYGVERQKIFVLGFALSQNATSHQIHLEARSNAQRALRMA; this comes from the coding sequence ATGCAGAACCAGCCCCGGCTGCCCGTCGTGATCGTCGGCGGGCTTCACTCCGACGCCCGCAAGGAGGTTGTGGAGCGTCTCCTGCGCACCGTCCCCGGCAGCGTCGCCCTCCACCATGACCTGGCCTCAGCGGCCGACGGCACCCTGCGGCGCCTGGTGCGCGACTCCTCGCGCCAGCTGTCCTGCGGCGATGCCCCGCTCGTCAACGACTGCGCCTGCTGCGCGCTGCGCGAAGACCTGGTCCCCGAGCTGGAGCGCCTGGCCGCCGACGGTCTGACCCGGCTCGCGATCGTCGAGCTGTGGGACTCCGTCGAACCCAAAGCGATGGCAGAGGTCGTCGTCACGCACGGCGGAGACGCCCTCGATCTCACCAACGTGATGACCGCCGTCGACCCCGCGCTCGTGCTGCCCTACCTCGCCAACGGCGATGACCTGGCCGAGGTCGGTCTCGCTGCTGCCACCACCGATCAGCGCACAGTCGGCGACACCTGGGCCCGTCAGCTGGAGTACGCACCCGTGCTCGCTCTCGTCGACAGCGAAGAAGCCGACGACAAGGACCGCGCGCTCCTCGCTCAACTCCACCCGACCGCACACCAGGTGCCCGCCGGATCAGGCGAACTCGCCCAACTGGCCTTCGCAGGCTTCGACGTGGAACGCAGCACGGATCCGTCGTTCCCGTCTGCTACGAGCACATCAGCCCCTGCCGAAGCGGCCACGAACTCTGGTGCGACCAAGGCCGCATCGCCAAAGAGCGACACCGAACGCTGCTTTCACCGCGCCGAGTACCTCCAGCAGATCCCGCAGGCCAGCCTCACCCACCAACTTCTCTACCCCTACCGCGCCGACGCCGAGTCCGTGCACAGCCAGTTCGACCTCAGCCTCTGGAACCGTCGCAAGATCGCCTACGGCGTCGAACGCCAGAAGATCTTCGTCCTCGGCTTCGCCCTCTCGCAGAATGCCACCAGCCACCAGATCCACCTCGAAGCCCGCAGCAACGCCCAGCGGGCACTCCGCATGGCCTGA